GCTTTTGCACCTTTATTACACTTAAGCCCCAGTCACACAGCCGGTTTAGCGTAGTTAAGCAACTCATCAGTGGGAACTATGAAGGTTTAAAAAccattaaaacagcagcaaaccATACATAAACGAAACAAGCACAACAGTCTGTTGTACATATTAACTGtataattacattttctattataataaataattctaaTTGCCATAATtacttctaaacaaactttgctCCAACTACCCTGGATGTTGTGCTACTTGCCAATATATGAATAGTTTAGCAAACGGTGATGTTTCaccaatgcaaatgcaaagatacagtttacatttaaacatcattgaagaaatttttttatatatatatatatatatatatatatatatatatatatatatatatatatatatatatacacacatatatacacacactgaccacaaaaaaaaagaaatatatatatatatattatatataaaaaaaaaatttgtggtCAGTATGGAGATGCATGAACTGCTACACAACAGAATCACAATAAATAATACACTGGACCGACTCCTCAATCTCTACTGATTAGCGATATTCTTTACAGATCTCTGTGTGAAAATGCCCAAACACAAGAAGTTTCATACCTTGTCAGAATGTGTGAATCCGTTGACTTTGTGATGGCCATTCAGGAGGCCATGCCCTGACCCATTCGCACCCGTGTGAGACTGTGACAAGCTGTTAGATCCATTTGTCTCAGGTGAGACAGAGCTAGAACTATGAGAAATTAGGCTGTGCGTGCCATTGTTACCACTGGTTGCCTTGGCAACACTATAAGTCTTAGCAGTACCATTGTCCAAGACTCTGCTCTCCTTGTCTGAGTCCTCAGATGATTCCTCATCATAGGGAACCAGAAGAGTTGCGCTGTGACATGAGGATGTGCCATTGACCTGCTTTTTGCACTGGAATTTTGAGGTAGAGGATGAGGACGAGGACTGTGGGTTAGAATAGCTGGCTGACGATGAGGAGACACCAGGGGTTGATGAGCACCGCACCACCTTTCCATAGCCAACAGTAAAGCTCATCTTGGGCCTCTTATGCGGCTCTGGGATGCCACTGGGGTGGACGGGTTGATGAGAAGTGGACGACGAGGAAGAGTAAGACAAACTGGAGGTGGATTTGTTCACTCCACTGATGTTGCTGCTGCTGGGCTTTGAGCCAATGTGATGCTCCTTTGAGGAACCGTTACCATTGATATACaagtttttctgcaaaataaacaacagTTTCTTAAGGGGGGGGGATCTGAAAGGTGGCATTTTATTGCTAATAAAAAGCTCTCTTGTTTAGGCTGTACCTTTAACACGTGAGAATGGAGCTGTGGATCGATTATTGACGAGGAGCTATACGAATGCCCATTTAGCTTCGGTATCACAGCTGGTCGAGGGGATGAATGACCTGGAGTAAAACCGTTCTGGTTTATTTCTCCATTTTTCAGGTCGGTagacctaaaaataaatcagaagaGTTTTTACATAAGCAGGCTACATCATAGGCAAAAttaatttctatttctttttatgcaTTAATGCCTTTAACATACCCTTGCTTGATGTAGAACAGAAGGTATGCTTGTTGGTTCAGCACAGATCGTATATCAGTGGGAGTCACTGATGAATCATTCATCTGATACCACTGGCCATTACTTGCCTGAAATAAAGCATCACGCATTTTCATATTACTGCATCTATCAGAAGGCTTTTTGTTTAGGCTTGATAAAATCTTGAACTTTAAAAATGTGTAGTAGGTCTAACCTTTACATAGCAGTAGTAGTGTCCAGCATAGCAGCTAAAGCCTGAGTGCACCAGCACAGCATATAGACCATAAATCTGTGGATCTCCGTGAGACTGAGACATGTAGGGTCGCAAGTCAAGATACTCTGTGTACTTCACATCCTGGGCAGAGGAGGATTGATAGAGTTTATGCTTtagatttaaattttactttattgtaAAGTTTTCAATATTTCTTTCAGCGTTTGTACAATATGTCAAGATAAAGAATTTTCCTGGCTTCTTAAAATATTACAGGGGGAACCGACCTTGGAGATTTTGCCTCCGTTGAAGTTGGCAAAGCGCTTGAGAGAGATGGTTAGCACATTGGAGTTGCGGTGAATACTTAATCGTTTTGTGGCTTGAACCATTTCCTTACACCTACAGAAAGACGATAGATAAGACTAATggtatacacttttttttttagcagtaaCTTGTTTTGAATATAATGTTTTTGTCCATAATATGGTCTGAGTGCTCACTGTTAACCAAAAAGGATGACTGAAATTTGTCAGGTAATACGTACGTGCCACACTTATAGGCATTCTCCCAATCCAACTGTTCAGGCTTAACAAACTGCTCGAGCGCCTTAGTAATGTTTGGGGCATTCTGCAAGACAGCACAAGTAAACATCACTTTAATGGAACAGCAGATCCTACGATGATCAAGTAATGAAGCAACTGTTTTCTAAATATACGGTCTATACAGGACAGAACATTTAGAGCAGGAGTAAACTCATGAGTAAGGGTATCAATATTTCTTTTTGCCACAATGAACATTACCTTGATGTCCAGTGCAATGTCCAAATAGGGATCAAATGTGTCTGATGCTGCCTTGCAGTTCAGACACTTCACTGTGGAAACAGAgatcttttaattatttgaaaaaaaataaaaataaatataaaacaaatgttaaaatcTAGAAGTTGCCACCactgcttaaaataaaaaatgaaaagaaaataaggCATGACAAGATAACTAATTGCACAATTTTCAACTCACCTCTGGACCTCAAATATCCTCCAAATATCTGATGGATCAAAGTCGTGGCCTGCGTTTGCCTGTCCAATctgataaaatgaaaatgtcGAACGTGATCAGATATTATAGAAATGTGTAAACATCACATGACAGCTGGCATTGGGGTTTATCAATCAACAAACAATCAAATAATACTAAATTGTTCAGCATGTTGATTTTATCATATTATACTCACTTATTGGACGGCAGACAGGACTTTTGCATAGCATCGACTGTATACCGCAAGAACTCGTGGGCATCCTCTTGATTCCCACACCGGAAATGCTTTGCAATCCCTAAATCGTATGGTagcaaaaaacatttaaaaaatttattcattttgatcCAAACAgtaacagtattttattttcatttatcaaGAGGTGTGTACTCACATTTAAGTTCATGCAACACGCCAAGGGGTTTAATAGCATTCCCCGAATTAGCGAACACCTGGATGATGTGATTCTGCATGGTACACAGCATGCAAAATCCGGGCTCATGACCTTTATGGGAAAATACAGCATTAATATAAATCAAAGTATGTCAAATATGTGCATCAAATGTATGCAGCAGAATGTGTTAAGACCCACATGTTTTGGAATGCTCTCGGGATAGCAGATAGTTGGCAAGAGGTGCAGTGTATGAAAGACACTGGAGAGCTGAATTCAGAAAACATGTGTTGCCCAGGTTCTGGAGACCTGCTCCAATACGATGGACTTGGGTCCATTTCAAGCAGATACGCTCTGATGGAAACAGGATCTTTTGGGGCACGTTGATACCATCGCCACAACTCATGGTCACTGCAGGAGAAATTATCAAGAATAaggtttaataaattaataggcTTTCTCTACATACAATAAAACAGACCTGAATAACCTTTACAGGTGAAGGAAACTGTGATTCTTGCCTTGCTCATTCGGCCTCTCAGCAGGAAGTGCCGTGTTGCCTCCATACACAGCAGCTTCGAGGCTGGGAGCCACACAGGTAGCCATGGTCCTGGAAAGCTCAGCTGTTGAAGAATCAACACTCCAGCTAGAATTGCCGTCTTCCACGCCTCCGGAAGAGACAGGAGTCAGGGAGCTGGAGCGGTTGCACTGCGCTGACTCAAAGTCAGATTTCTCTGAAGTGTTGTCAACTATAGTCATCGTTCATTCTGTAAAAGGCACAATTTATACAGCGCACGTTTACTCTTTTATAGCATTTTATGGTTTACACATCATGGTAAAATTCTTTTCATGCAACACGTTAATTATCATGAAGTCACAAACATGTATGTTTATAGATATatcttatacattatacatgatTCTGTCACTTTAATATCCAACTAAGCTGCTTGACATAATTCGTTTATCCATTCATTCACTTTTTATACcccttatcctgtgtacagggttgcgaggggcctgaaacctatccctggagacttaaggtacatatcccagcgtaactggggtcagagcgcagggtaagccatgatacagtgcccctggagcagttagggttaagtttgagtttgctcaagggcccaacagtgacaacctggtggagctggggatcgaaccgccgatcttccgatcagtaactcagtgccttagccctctgagccaccactgccccaataATACCCGAATACTACCCGAAGGAAACTCACTAAGCACtaatgcaaactcaatgcacacagatctaaggcgggaatcaaaccctcgaccctggaggttcgAAGCCACAATgataaccactacgccacctaGACTCATGAATGCCATACACTCAGTATGGATACTATTAAGGTTGTTCTTCAACAACTAAAGACATGGAAAAACTGCCTTGTTCAAGTACATACTAGAAAGAAGACATTgtatcatttaatcatttaattggCGAATTCACTGAACaggtcaaaaaaataaatcctatgTCAACTAAATGAACGTCAGGTAACATGGGAAACACACTTGTGTCTTCATTTCTTGCGGGGACAGGGGCAACGTTTTGGGAAATCACAGTTTTTGCCAATTTGCCAACAATTGGAATTGAAAGAAAGTGTTAAAGTAGTGTTTGTATTCACTGACCGTTCGTTTCCTGAGACCAGGGCTACGTGCATGTTTTGAGCGCGCGCTGCTGCTGCAGACAGACACCGTGTACTCTGCTACTGGAGCACCACGTGACTTGCAGGAAACGCAGAGGGAATGTCGACATTAGCGAAACCTTGCACTCCCAAACGTCCAGCTAGCATTAGGGGGGGAAAGATTAGGCCAGGACTTAAGAGATGATGTTGAATCCACCGTTTAACGTGTTTGTGATGTGCGGATTGTTAAGCCTTAGTTTTACACATCGCCGGCTAGTAGCGTTAGCCCTGGTGATGATGAACAGAGCCTCAGAGTGTTGCGAAGCTAACAGCACAGGACAGGTCTGTGTACAGTTTCGGTTTGCTGAGTGGgtacttacaaactaatttgcCATGTTATCACGAAGAcgccgtgtgtgtgcgtgtgtgtgtacccacACAGTAGTGTATAAAAGGTAGTGTGAGAAACGGAACCCTATCGCTACACCGCCGTCACCCGGTTACCAGCAGCTACGCTAGCCCCGGTGTTGTTTCCTGAGCGCTACAGGCAGGCCTCGAGTCGAATCAGTTcccaataaaaaacaacaaacatatCTAATCTAACTCTCTTCACAACGCAAGAGAGATAAATATAAATCCCTGGGTTATTGTATTGCGTCACAATTACCACCTCCCCGCGCGCGCGTATCTGCCCCGGGCTGGCATTGTGTACTGAACACCACGGTAACGGCGAAACACAAAAGTGGGACTATTACACAATCCCACACGCATATTAGCGCTGCcgtactattactattattatagtaCTCAGTTTAAAATCAATACTGCTGTACTAAATAGGACGCCATCTACTGGTCTATTCTTTTTGACACCGACggtattatcatcatcatgccGCCTTGGACTGGACGTGTGGTATAGCACGAGACAACTGCGCCGCAACAACCCGATCGAACGACGACAACCACAACTACCCAGGACCATGTGCGGATAAATAGTAGCGGATATACAACATATTAGACCggcgttgttgttgttttttaagttatacGCGAGGAAGCTGGCGGACACAGAATAGGAGGGGCTCGAGATTTAAAATTCGCCGGTGCGCTTTAACCCAGAAACATTAGCCTCTTTGCTAGCGTACTCTCCGCACCGACATCAGAAACTCACCGCAGCAACCGTCCCATTTTCAGGCTACCTCCAGGCACGGTAAAGAGCTATACAGCGCCTACGCTGCTCCCAAAAACATCTGCGTGTAATATTAAATCCAAAGAATGAAACATACCtgtgattttattaataattatctaGTTATGTTCGTCCATTATAATATCCATAGAGCGTCCGGCGGTGAACAATGACGTAGTTTCCCCACTGCTACATCCGGGTAACAGGCAGCAGGTTTCAACCAACCAGCACCGGGCCTGCCGTGTGCGTCTACGCGCCTATCCGCCAAAATGTCCGACACTGTGTTTTACTACACATAGGCTGATTGTTTTTGTCGTTTtaaaacgttaaaaaaaatagacgCGTCTAATTTCTAGATGTGCTATTCCTTTTATGTACGTTTTAAAGCTGGAGGAGTGAGTTGTACTGGATAGCTCACATGCTTCATATGATACGTGTATGGAGAAAACGGTGAAGTGATACTTTTACCCAatttctgtatttaaaaaaaacgtggTCCTATcaaggtttttaataaaaacttatCCAAGGAAAAACGAAATCTCGTCTGAACATGTAGCTTAGTGGTGCAGTATAAGCTGTGTAGAACAGAACTCCTGACTGTAATGCAGTTAAAAGACTatttgtacatgtttttatattctgtAGACATTTAGCAGATCCCACCAATAAACATCAGGCTCACGTGCAATTATACTTTGTCTGCAATAATTATTCCTTTCTGTTTCTATACTTTTCACcaacaaaatgtcaaaccagTTACATTATACTGAGGAAATTACAGTCTGTAAGCATGTATGTTTAGCATCTTAGCATGTATGTTTGAACCTTCTGACTCTTAAGGAGACAGTTGTCATTGCTTTCCCTCCAAACTGCATATAATAATTTTCTATTAGATCATTCTAACTTTTATACTACTACATAATGGTATTTCTCACCGtaaaactgtactgtaggtaacaCTGCTATACTGTAGCTAGACTGCTAACTGTAAACTGTCAATAGCACATTGCTTATTTGCTTTGTTCAAGTGGGTCAGTAATGGATGCACTTCAGGAAATTATTTTAGCATGAACAGAAACTAAAATAGACTGCATACCACACAATTTTTGTAACTGATAATTTCTTGTTTCTCTACACTGCACCTGCTCATTCTCTATTAATGAACACATCAGACCATAATAGCCACTGTGGATTTAATTGAGATCACATACTCacataaatgctaaataaataggtgtAATGAATAACAATTCTGACTCAAACATGTTTAAtagcagttaaaaataaaaaacaaataaaatataaacattttaaggcAAGGGTTAAAgagtaaattatattaaaaaaacatttggtgaGTTTggaaatttgtttttattttgtagttatatatattttccaatTAACACTGGACACTCTAGCATTTATAGAAAATGGTGCACAAAAGGTTACagcaatatataaatatgcattATACTAGATACATcatgatgtttaaaataaagacatacTAGAAAGTATAGAAAAATATTTGTCACTCAAAAAGGtgcatgtaatatttattttgtacgaAACTAACAGAAGGTTAAGGAGCGGCTAGAGATTGGAAAGCCACAAAAGTATGCTAGAACAGTGGTTGCAGTGGTGCTTGATGTGCGGCTGGCTGGGAATGGACTTGGAAATGTACCAAGTGGCAGCACCTATGCCAGAAGATGATCATTGTCCAAGACCCATTTTTACAAgatttcaaacatttttgaaaTGTGAATGAGTAACAGTGGCAGTGAGAGAGAATTACTGTAGCAAGACATAATCTGTCAGGGCAGAAAAAGACCTTTTGCCCCAGATGTGACTGAGGAGGTAGCTGAAAGCTTAAGGAGTAGCAAAGAGGCCTGGGGGAAACTACATGTGATGGATGTTTGCTTAACATTGGCTTTACCTGTAGTCACTGTGGAAGGGTAACAGGAAGAGTTTTGATGATGAACACACATCATCACATATCAACTAGGAGCCCAGCCAACATTAGTCCGACCGCAACGTTGTGTCTGGCCAAATACAGCCGTGGTAGGATGGCattaattggtaaaaaaaaatgtaccaaTTAAGGCACTGattgggaaaaataattgaACGCAGAACATTTCCTAAAAATCCATTCAGATACATTGTCATACATACATGTCTACAGTTGTCTGGGGTTGCATGTATAGCTGTTACTTTGACTTGACATGTGCAAGATATACCCTTCAAGCAATGGCGGAATGGCCACCTGGAGCAGGGTCGGGCAGAGACGTTTAAAGGGGCGGGtgctcaaagtaaaaaaaagatacaacaGGCTGGATAACAGCAACTCACATTCATGACGAATCTAATATGGAattgcatcatactgtatgactgtcATCAGGTGGGGACAATGCAAAGcaaatgcagtgtttattaaatgtttaaactgtaaagaTACAATAATTTTACTTCTGTAAAATCAGCCTTTTATCTAATTAGAAATATAACCTTATCATCTGTTAcctaatatattttctttaaaaacagtgtttttttaatattataaatataataatccatAATTATGTGGTGATCCATATTAGATCGTTTTAGTAAAATAATAGCCCTCcagaaaagaagggaaaagtcctgtaacttactttaaaacaaaacatgttcccTAAAACGGTGGACAGAGCTACAGACCCCCTTGTAACACCCTTACCCAGTTAGCTAGCAGTTAATGACCATCACTAATTGTGCAGTTCATAAAAGGACAGGTAATGTTTGTCCCGCTGTTGCACAAACAGCACgatcatttatttcaattcatttgttgttatagactatagtgtgcgctgtacaccctattta
The DNA window shown above is from Clarias gariepinus isolate MV-2021 ecotype Netherlands chromosome 14, CGAR_prim_01v2, whole genome shotgun sequence and carries:
- the usp42 gene encoding ubiquitin carboxyl-terminal hydrolase 42 — its product is MTIVDNTSEKSDFESAQCNRSSSLTPVSSGGVEDGNSSWSVDSSTAELSRTMATCVAPSLEAAVYGGNTALPAERPNEQVTMSCGDGINVPQKILFPSERICLKWTQVHRIGAGLQNLGNTCFLNSALQCLSYTAPLANYLLSREHSKTCHEPGFCMLCTMQNHIIQVFANSGNAIKPLGVLHELKWIAKHFRCGNQEDAHEFLRYTVDAMQKSCLPSNKLDRQTQATTLIHQIFGGYLRSRVKCLNCKAASDTFDPYLDIALDIKNAPNITKALEQFVKPEQLDWENAYKCGTCKEMVQATKRLSIHRNSNVLTISLKRFANFNGGKISKDVKYTEYLDLRPYMSQSHGDPQIYGLYAVLVHSGFSCYAGHYYCYVKASNGQWYQMNDSSVTPTDIRSVLNQQAYLLFYIKQGSTDLKNGEINQNGFTPGHSSPRPAVIPKLNGHSYSSSSIIDPQLHSHVLKKNLYINGNGSSKEHHIGSKPSSSNISGVNKSTSSLSYSSSSSTSHQPVHPSGIPEPHKRPKMSFTVGYGKVVRCSSTPGVSSSSASYSNPQSSSSSSTSKFQCKKQVNGTSSCHSATLLVPYDEESSEDSDKESRVLDNGTAKTYSVAKATSGNNGTHSLISHSSSSVSPETNGSNSLSQSHTGANGSGHGLLNGHHKVNGFTHSDKASDSTDSESSISDTNSLDSQSVLSSKPESLLSSSASTEQANSLTQHISHPAPTPTPGADTQTLAKPAEVTTPGIQATLTEASSQVKTTTESTLSNHSLTKQVNDEPPLPNGPKMKAETVNGSNGKEDIKIRQSDKPSSWERQRSNEHQEHDRDLKQAHGSTTTKDRDRDYKNHRNYREFNARSKERSRYGHRPEREHYPRKERSRSRHRDKSPTRHWNSYVYHRRDHHYKRGREEWPREREHDRRYQTSHRSSSNYYKEPGWHRTRDDSRDRWPYNGEQSSNRAKPQSPRSISPSPRRGTRQRSLSGEDSTSEECRVKKYKKSKKKNKDKHRSSEREVSDKHGDSSSSRHKKNKKKKRRHDEEDDRHHRERRSTLSSDKHDCKGRNGEERRSHKRQCSSDRGVSPHHAKRPCTEHQLSSQSDNGINHYSGYVQGFCHKEIDAQDKYRDLNHTSSNNSRKIVLCGGEPAMTGPLPYRLNFGGLPHT